CTAGTGGTGTTCGGATTTTATCCAAAAACTGTTGGAGTTTTATCAGTGAACTACGCTCTTCTGGCAGACTATTATTTTTGATTATCTGTAAAATAAGAGTTTTCCAACTGTCAAGGTTCTGTAAATCAATATCGTCCATTTGTGAACTCGCTGACTTCAAGGGGCGACAATGGAGCTAAAGTGCTTTCTGTATAAGCTTCATAGCCCTTAAACCCCTGAGATAAAAGCTCTGCTTATTGCGAATGGAAGCGACCAGTTCCTCAACCCATGCTTGACATTCATTCCAAGCGACTATCCAATTTTGACCATATAAACCTATCCAAAAATTACTATGTCGTTTAGAAGTTCGACTTTTTTCTTGAGTGCGACAAATATAAGATTCTTGTTTTTGCAATTTAGTTCTTTGTCCGTGTAACCAAGCACTTGTCATGGCTAAAGCAATTAAGAAAATTAAACGCACAAGTCTATCAGGATTAGCTTTAGAACCTTCGAGATTATAACCACCTGTTTTACAATCACGGAACATAGCTTCAATGCCGAAACGCGCTCCGTAGATTTGAGCAGCAGTTTCTAAATCAGGCAGATTAGTTAATAAATACCAAGGTTCTGGTTCCTGTTTATTGCGATATTTTCTTTTCCAATATACTGCTAAATTAAATCTGCCAAACCCTCGTTTTTGAGTCAAATTGATACCCAAATAAAACTGGCGGATTCCTGGATAAATATCAATGCTGCTTCAAGGCTGAAATTTTTGTCTTTTCTCTCGGAAGGTTGTGTCCTTTTTTTGACGGAATACAAAGCTGAGATTCTTCCTGTGTAACCACTCCGCTAATTCTATACTATGAAACTCTCTATCGCCAATAATCACTATTTTGTAATTTTTTAACAAGCGAATCACTGGGCGTAAAACTTTTTGTTGCTCTTGGAAGTTACTGCAACCATCTTTTTCTAACAAGCACCAATATACCTGAAGGGGCGACATGAAGCCTATAAAGCTGACTGTATAAGCTTCATAGCTCTCATCCCTTGTAAATAATTCTCTAGTTTATGACGACTTAATCGCATTAAATCTTGAACTAAACTCCAACAATCACCAATGAAATTAACCCAGTTCTGTGCATAAAGACCGATATAAAAGTTACTATGCCTTCTGTGAGAACGTCCATATTCTTTGGGACGTGCCACATATTTTGCAATTCCTTTACTCTTAATATTCTGACCTTGTAATGTAGCAATAGTGTAAACTAATGAGATGATTAAAACTAAAGCAATAAACCGCTTACCTTCCACATTTGTCTTCTCTAAATTGTAACCGCCACTTTTAAAATCTCTAAACATCTCTTCTATATCAAAGCGCTTTTGATATGCCGGAATCGCCGTTATTTTACTATTCATGTTAGTTAAAATAAACCATCCTTCTTTGGCTTTGTTTTGACGGTAATTCTTTTTCCATTTGCAAGCCACATTAAATCCCTTCACTTGTTTAGTTTTTGTTAGCGTTGCATCTGATACAAAAAAAGATGTTCCTGGTTTTAAACCTAAATCTTTTATTTCGCACCATAAATGAGCTTTCAACTCAATATTCTCATTTTTCTTGAGTCTCAAACAAAACTCAAACCCTTGTTCATCAAGCCATTCCGCCAAGCTCACTGAACAAAACTCTCTATCTCCTAACACTACCGTTTTATAGTTTTTAAATAAGGGAATTATCTTTGATAATGCCTTAGTTTGTTCTGATAAGTTACTACTACCTAATTTTGCTAAAAGCTTAAAGTATATCGGTATAGCTCTTTTTTGAAAAATTACACTAATCATTAGTAGATTTTTTCTTTTCCAATTCGTCCTATCAATTGCTAAATAGATTCGGTGATTTCCGAGGAAAGTTTGAGCTAACCATCGTTCAATTATGGGAAACCATAAT
The Nostoc punctiforme PCC 73102 genome window above contains:
- a CDS encoding transposase, whose translation is MTQKRGFGRFNLAVYWKRKYRNKQEPEPWYLLTNLPDLETAAQIYGARFGIEAMFRDCKTGGYNLEGSKANPDRLVRLIFLIALAMTSAWLHGQRTKLQKQESYICRTQEKSRTSKRHSNFWIGLYGQNWIVAWNECQAWVEELVASIRNKQSFYLRGLRAMKLIQKAL
- a CDS encoding transposase, producing MSPLQVYWCLLEKDGCSNFQEQQKVLRPVIRLLKNYKIVIIGDREFHSIELAEWLHRKNLSFVFRQKKDTTFREKRQKFQP